A portion of the Malania oleifera isolate guangnan ecotype guangnan chromosome 3, ASM2987363v1, whole genome shotgun sequence genome contains these proteins:
- the LOC131150544 gene encoding uncharacterized protein LOC131150544, translating to MTRGNQRETDRQRAQSRIKQKGKGKDDGLTPEQRRERDAKALQEKTAKKAAQGASGGDAGGKSDKK from the exons ATGACTC GCGGAAACCAGAGAGAGACTGATCGCCAGAGAGCTCAGTCCCGAATCAAACAGAAGGGAAAGGGCAAGGACGATGGATTAACCCCGGAACAACGCCGAGAAAG GGATGCCAAGGCGCTGCAAGAGAAGACTGCGAAGAAGGCGGCACAGGGGGCATCGGGAGGGGATGCAGGAGGGAAAAGCGACAAGAAGTGA